GGGATCTATAAATCAATGTCAATGGCTCATAATCCCTATGGGGATGGAAAAGCATCTAATCGAATTATTGATATATTGAAGGGGGCCTAGATGAAAAATATTGAAATTTGCGTAATTGGACTTGGTTATATTGGACTTCCAACAGCAGCATTGTTGGCATCAAATGGTTATAAAGTAATTGGTGTTGATGTGAATCAATTAATTGTGGATGTTGTAAATCAAGGAAAGATTCATATTGTTGAGCCTGAATTAGATGCTTATGTAAAGTCAGCCGTTTCCAGTGGAAATTTAAAAGCGAAACTAAGCCCACAAGTCGCAGATATTTTTATTATATGTGTGCCGACCCCATTTATTGAGGGATCTGAAACGCCGTTGCCAAATATCGACTACGTATTGGCGGCCGCAGATAGTATAAAAAGCTTTGTTGAGCCAGGAAACTTGGTGATTCTAGAGTCTACATCGCCGATTGGAACAACAAAAAAAATTGAACAAGTCTTTCAGCGATCAGGTGTAAATACAGATGAGATAAATATCGCATATTGTCCTGAGAGGGTCTTGCCGGGAAACATTATGCGCGAGCTTGTTGAGAACGATAGAGTGGTTGGTGGTTTATCGTTCGCCGCAACTCAGATTGTCAGCGATTTTTATAGAACTTTTGTTAGGGGTAGAGTTTTAGAAACAAATGCGTCTACCGCAGAAATGTGTAAGTTGGTTGAAAATAGCTATAGAGATGTCAATATTGCATTTGCAAATGAACTTTCAATACTTAGTGCCAATGAAGGCATAGACGTTTGGAAATTAATAGAGTTGGCTAACCATCATCCACGAGTAAACATACTGCAGCCAGGTGTGGGGGTGGGTGGTCATTGTATTGCAGTAGACCCATGGTTTTTAGTTGCTCAAGATCCAATGAATGCAAATTTAATTAGGGTTGCCAGGGAAGTCAATAATTTTAAAACGAAGTGGGTTATAGATAAAATAAAAAAATGTATTGATCGGGAGCAAATAAAGAGCGATACCAAGATAAAGGTGGCGTGCCTAGGAATAACTTTCAAGCCGGATATCGATGATTTAAGGGAGTCACCAGCCCTCCAGATTACTCAGTCTTTGCTAAACCAAGGTTATGACGTGATAGTGGTGGAGCCAAATATAAAAAAACATAAATCGTTAAAATTGGTAGAGATCAATAAAGCCATAGCGGAAGCAAATGTAATTGCAGTTTTAGTGAGGCATAAAGAGTTTCTAGAGGTAGATGCGCTTAAAAATGATTATGCTAATAATGTGATGGATTTTTGCGGGATAACTTAGCATTAAGCTTTGGGTAGGCTTATACATGGATTTAATAGAGAAACTTATTAATGAGAATCCTTATCTTAACTTTTTACTATCCTCCAGACTTGTCTGCGGGCTCTTTTCGTGTTGCCGAACTTGTTAAAACATTAGAGGAGCTCTATAGTGAAAAAATTAATATAGAGATTGTTACAACTGAGCCAAATAGATATGCTACCTACACTCGGCTAGCTGATCATAAGGAGGTAGTTGGGGGAATTTCAGTCCATAGAATAAAAATTCCAAAACATAACAGTAGAATATTAGATCAAGCTAAAGCATTTGTTATTTATGCCGTATATGCAATAAAACACGTAAAAAATCGTGAATTTGATTTGGTGTTCTCAACATCAGGGCGTCTAATGACTGCGACGCTGGGTGCATTTATTGCTAAAAATAAGAAGTTACCCCTGTACTTAGACATGCGGGATATTTTTGTAGACACAATCCAAAGCACTCTACCCCTGATTGTTGCATTTATAGCAGCCCCAATATTTTCACTCATTGAGCGATACACGGTTAAGGCTGCTATTCATATAAATTTAGTGTCACCTGGTTTTAAAGATTATTTTGAAGAAAAATACCCAAATAAATCCTTTTCGTATTTTTCAAATGGGATTGATGAGGAGTTTTTAACTGCGGATGGAACAAAATTTAAAAAAAATGATGTCTTGAAGGTGTGCATCAACGAGCCACTTAGGATTTTATATGCTGGCAATATCGGCGATGGCCAAGGCTTGCACAAAATTGTACCAATGCTTGCAAAAAAATTAGATAAAAAAGTAAAGATTAGATTGATAGGTGGCGGCGGCAGATTGGAAGAATTAAACTCTAATTTAAAGCGAATGGGTATATGCAATGTAGAAATTTTGCCCCCGATTGCTCGTATGGATTTAATTAGTGAGTACCAAAATGCACATGTTCTATTTTTGCATTTAAATAATTATGATGCTTTTGAAAGAGTGCTGCCATCAAAGATATTTGAATATGCTGCAGTTGGTAAGCCGATATTGGCTGGAGTGTCTGGTTTTGCTGCTAATTTTTTAACTAAAGAGGTATTAAATAGCGCCGTGTTTGATCCATGTGATGTTGATGGTGCTATCACAGCACTTGAAAGACTTGAAATTAGGAATACTGATAGAAGTGATTTTGTAAAAAACTATCTTCGAAAAAATATAATGAAAACGCTGGCAGTAGATATCGTAACTCGAATCGATGCCTAATTTCTGATATTTTCATTTAATATTATATTTATCACCATAGCGCGACTGATATTGAAAATTATGAAACGATTTTTTGATTTGGTAATAGGTTTTTTTATGATTATGGTATTCATGATTCCTATAGGGTTAATTTGTTTTGCAATTAAATTAACAAGCAATGACTCAATATTTTATTGGTCTGATCGGGTTGGAAAGAATGGCATGATCTTCAGGATGCCTAAATTTAGGACAATGAAATCCTCGACTCCTGTTATGGCAACACACCTTCTTTTTGATTTGGGTCAATATTTAACCCCCTTGGGATCTTTTTTACGAAAAACAAGTCTTGATGAATTGCCACAGCTCGTGAGTGTTTTGGTCGGCAAGATGAGTTTTGTGGGGCCGCGACCTGCATTATTTAACCAAGATGACTTAATTGGATTGCGTATCCAGCATGGTATAGATAAACTTGTCCCAGGATTGACTGGCTGGGCACAAGTTAATGGCCGTGATGAGTTGTCTATTCCAGATAAAGTGCAATACGATTTAGAGTATCTTCATAACCAATCCTTTTTATTTGATATGCGGATATTGATTTTGACCCTTTTTAAGGTAATTCTGCGATCTGGAGTTTCTCATTAATTACAATTTTGCTAGAAAATATCGTGCCGATATTGGTCCCGTTACTCCCTCCGGTCAAGGATTTTAATTTGAGTTGATTTATTTTTCAGTAGAACTTTAATGAGAATTATTTATCATTAACCTTTACTGCCACTATTCCCTTGTCAGGGTGGTAGGTAAATTATAATAATTGCGTGCCTAGTAACGTAGCTAAACAATCCTTATTAAACTTGCACCGGTCATTAAAAACGGTGTTAGTGATATCTTCCGACGTCATTATTTGTGGATTTTGTGTCTGGCTTGCATTTGGACTACGTTTGGATGAATGGGGATTTTTTCAGGGCAAGCAATGGATCTTTTTTATTTCGACAGTTGGCTTTTCAGTCCCTCTCTTTATTTCATTTGGCCTTTATAGGGCAATTTTTAGGTATATCGGCTCAACTGCTTTTCTTTCCATCGTACGTGTTTTTATCATCTACACCAGCATTGTTTTCTGTGTTTTTACAATCATCAGTATCGGTGGTGTACCAAGATCAGTTGGAGTCATTCAACCAATTTTATTCTTTATTGCAATTGGTGCCAGTAGATTTTTTGTTCGATATTGGCTAGGCGGTACCAGCAATGTTCGTGCGCCATTTTATCGAACCCATGCTGTTGCTCTTGTTTATGGGGCTGGCAAAGCTGGTCGTCAGCTAGTGGAGGGCCTATCCAATAATGAGGAGATATCCATCAAAGGTTTCATCGATGATAATCCAAGCGTGCAGGGAAGGACCATAAATGGCATTAATGTTTATTCGAATACCAATTTACAAGATCTTATTTGCCGGTTAAAAATTACGGATGTGCTGCTGGCTATCCCCTCTGCAAACCAGAGTCGCAGAAGCGAAATTATTTCTTCATTAAATGGATGTGGGGTTCGTGTTCGGACATTACCAGGGCTGATTGACTTGGCCTCTGGTCGGTTCAAAATAGCAGACCTTCATGATTTGGATATGAATGATTTGCTCGGAAGAGCGGCGGTTCCTCCAAAAATAGAATTATTAGAAAAAAATATTCGTAATCAAATTGTTTTGGTAACAGGGGCGGGTGGCTCAATTGGCAGTGAGCTTTGTCGTCAGATTATTAAGTTTCGCCCTCAATCTTTAATTTTGATTGATAGTAGTGAACATTCCCTATATTCGATCTATGAGGAATTAAAGGCGGCTCATATTGGGCTCGAAGATAATTTTCTGATGAGCACCAGAGACAAGCAACAGTTCCTGCCGCAAGCAACTTTACCAATTAAGTTGGTCCCTTGCCTATCTTCGGTTCAAGATAGTGATCAGATTCGTAGGATTTTTAGGGAGCATCACCCGAATACAGTTTTTCATGCTGCTGCTTATAAGCATGTTCCATTGGTAGAGCAAAATCCTATTGAAGGTATTCGTAATAATGTATTCGGAACTATTACCTGCGCAAATGCCTCTCTAGAGACTGGCGTTTCCCATTTTATTTTGGTAAGTACCGATAAGGCTGTTAGGCCAACAAATGTGATGGGTGCCAGTAAGCGTGTTGCTGAATTAGTTTTGCAGGCAATGGCAGATAACGTCTCCAAGAACAATCGATCAACAATCTTTTCGATGGTGCGTTTTGGAAATGTACTTGGTTCATCTGGATCTGTTGCTCCTCTATTTAGCTTACAAATTGCAGCTGGTGGACCCATTACCTTGACGCATCCTGAAGTCACTCGCTATTTTATGACCATTCCCGAGGCAGCGCAGTTGGTAATTCAGGCTGGTTCAATGGCCATTGGAGGCGATGTTTTTGTACTCGAGATGGGTGAGCCAGTACGGATTTATGATTTGGCCGTCAAGATGATTTATTTATCAGGTCTATTGGTTAGAGATGAAACTCAACCCCATGGTGATATTGAAATTAAGATTACCGGATTGCGTCCGGGGGAAAAGCTCTATGAAGAGCTTCTGATTGGTGAAAATCCAGAGCCAACACAGCACCCTAAAATTTTGAAAGCGCATGAGCAATTCTTGTCTTGGAATACTTTAGAGCTCCAGCTTGAAGAGCTTAAGTTGGCCCTCGATACATTTGATGCTAAGTTGATTAGAGGCACCCTTAAAAATCTAGTGCCTGATTACCAGCCCAATGTCAGCACAGCTATTTAATTTTGGAATTTTTTCTTAAAGCCTAGTTCAGCCACCAAATGGGTATTTTTTGAGATAGATTATCCATTTATCGTCAATTACCTGCAGTATTGTCATGGCCGATTACTTAACATTCTTATTTTCACAGCGCAATCCCTTGCATAAATTGAAAATTTAATCTACTGGAAATATTGATTAAACATACCATTTACTTGATTGAAAACCAGGTCATTAAATTGATTATGCTGGTTTAGAAATTTTGAGAATTTATTGATAGTAATGAAGAGTTATCGGCCACTATTCTCATGTTGGATTGAGTTAATGATAGTATTTCTTAAATAGATTCCTGTCTTTCTAAGGCTTCCAGTGGAGTAAATTTTGAAGTGCAAATAATGAAAACATCATAAGTTGGGCGCTAAAATTTAAGGCACCAAACTTAAAAACAAAAACTCAAAGAAAATAATCAAGTGCACTACGCCCTGTAATAAGGTAGTTCTCCCAATAGCCAGCGTTAATGCCCCAATAAAGAATGACAGATACATTAGGGTCATATTTAGACTGCTGATACCTAGGCTTAGCGGCAGGTTAAAGACAATAGCAATGGTTGCTACTGTGGGGATAGTGAGCCCAATACTTGCTAAGGCAGATCCTAGCGCCAAGTTCAAGCTGCTCTGCAATCTGTTGGCTCTAGCAGCTCTGACTGCTGCATAGCCTTCTGGTAGAAGTACCAGCATGGCAATGGCGATACCTACTACTGTCTTTGGCGCACCTGCCCCTTTAACTCCAGCCTCAATTGCTGGGTTGAGTGCTTCTGCCAGCCCAACTACCACTATGAGTGACAATAACAATAAGACTGTGCTAATGCTTGTTTTAAGGTTGCTGGGTTTGTCCGCATGAGTATCACTGTCTATCTTACCTTCTTCCTTTTTTGGTAGGTAATAATCACGATGACTCACTGTCTGGAAGAATAAGAAGGCGACTCAGATTATCGGACTTTTTTAAGGATATCCTAACCTCCATTAAAGATAAGCCCTTGTCTTTGGAGGTTTTCTCAGATGATTTCCTTGAGATGGAGCATCAAGCCCTTAAGATTGCAGGCTGGGGTGAAAATGTTTATGTAAAGATCCCAATTACCAATACGAAGCAAGAGACTTGCTATGACTTAGTGAAAATATTGGCCAATCAAAAAGTCAAACTAAATGTAACTGCACTAATGACGCTTGATCAGGTAAGAAATGTTGTGGCTTCTCTTGATCCTAAAGTACCTAGCTATGTCTCAGTATTTGCGGGACGCGTTGCTTATACTGGATATGATCCGTTGCCGATGATGGCAAAAGCTGTTGATATATTAAAATCCTCTCCGGCTTCTGAGTTGATTTGGGTCAGTCCAAGAGAGTTATTGAGCATCTTCCAAGCCGATCATATTGGGTGCCATGTCATACCGTCACGAATGATATTCTCAAAAAACTTTCTCTGGTGGGCTATGATTTAGATCAATATTCCTTGGATACTGTTAAGATGTTTTACAAAGATTCTATTGATGCTGGTTTTAAACTCTGATTCAATCAAATCTTACGCTTGGAGAGGGCTTTTACCCCACCCTTATAAAGCCTATCGCCTGCTAATTAGATACTCTGGAATTTTGTAACGCACTATCGCCAAATATATCCAAACATAGCTTATGGCAAAGAGTGCTACAAACCCTATAAGGGCTAACTGATAGCGCCAGAACAGGACTGCAGGAATAACCCCAAGAAGGCATATTAGCCATAGATAAGGCGATGTCATTGAATTTCTATAGATCTGGTGTTGTTGGTCTTCATTGCTTCCATCCCAGCGTACTATTCGACGATAAATGAGTTGATGCAGATGGAGAGCATCCGGTATTCCGGGATTAATGCGCTTCAGTATCACTCTTCGATAAATAGTAAAGAGCGTTTCGAAAATAGGGTAGATGCAAAGCAATAGCGGAAACCATTTGGATACTTCTGGATGTCTTGCTGTTAAAAGGACTGAGAGTTCTGCAATCCAAAAACCAACTAGGTAAGCCCCGCCATCACCCAAGAAAATGAGGCCGCGTGGATAGTTCCAAATCAGAAAACCTAGTAAGGCCCCAATCATAGCTAGAGATGCAATCATGATTTGAGTATCACCAACCTGAAAGGCCACATAAGTCAGGCCACTAAGAATGATGATTGCTACCATACTCGTTAAACCGTTGTAACCATCGATGATATTAAAGGCATTCGCTACTCCAGCAACTGCAAAGCAGGTAATTCCAATAGCGACTGCCGGGTAAGCGAGCATTAAATTATCAATACCCAATATCTGAACTGAGGTTAGCCAGCCGCCTAAAAGATGGCCAGCAATTGCTGCAGCTATAAAGCTGGCAATAAGGCGAACCTTAACTCCTACCTTTTTTGTAATGTCTTCCACAAATCCAAATATAAAGGCAGGTAGTGATGATGCAATTAAGAGTAATCCAAAATTTCCAACGGCTTCATTCTCAAAGTATCGAACTACGAGTGAGACGATCAGCCCGAGTAATATTCCAAGCCCACCAATTCTTGGAACAACATGGGTGTGAAATTTTTGTATCCCCATGATGTCAGAGTCGGAACTAAATTTGGAATGCAAATGACTGCTGCGAATCACCCAGAAGGTGATTAATAAAGATACAAGAAAAGAGACTGCTAGAACACTCATATTTCCTAGATTATAAGAATTACAACTTTTGATGAGTCAATTCTAATCTATCAATGAAGCCTTGTATGGTTTGATCCTTAAGGTACCAAACTTAAGAACAAAAACTCAAAGAAGATAATCAAGTGCACTACCCCCTGTAATAGGGTAGTTCTACCAATAGCTAGCGTTAATGCTCCAATGAAAAATGACAGATACATTAGGGCCATATTCAGGCTGGTGATACCCAGGCTTAGCGGCAGGTTAAAGACAATAGCAATGGTTGCTACAGTGGGGATAGTGAGCCCAATACTGGCCAAGGCAGATCCTAGCGCCAAGTTCAAGCTACTTTGCAATCTGTTGGCTCTAGCAGCTCTGACTGCTGCATAGCCTTCTGGTAGAAGTACCAGCATGGCAATGGCGATACCCACTACTGTCTTTGGCGCACCTGCCGCATTAATTCCAGCTTCAATTGCTGGGTTGAGTGCTTCGGCTAGTCCCACTACCACGATGAGTGACAATAACAATAAGAATATGCTAATGCTTGTTTTGAGGTTGCTGGGTTTATCTGCATGAGTTTCACTGTTGATCTTACCCTCTTCCTTTTTTGGAAGGTAATAGTCACGATGACTCACTGTCTGGAAGAATAAGAAGGCGATATAGAGAGCAAAACAGGCAATGCCTGCAAATGCAAGCTGACTCTTAGTGAAATCTGGCCCTGGCGTACTAGTTGTGACAATCGGCATAACCAAGATAAAGGTAGCCATAGCAGTCAGTACGGCCAATGCTGAATTGGTGCCCTCATTACGGAAAGACATCTCGTGATGTTTGAATCCACCCATAAAGATACAGAGGCCAATCACTCCATTAACTACGATCATGACTGTAGCAAAGACAGCATCACGGGCAATAAATTCAGAGCCCTCATGACCCGATAGCATCATGGCGATGATGAGAGAAACTTCAATAATTGTGACACTAATTGAAAGTACTAGAGTTCCATATGGCTCACCTGTTTTGTGTGCAATTACTTCTGCATGATGAACGGCTGAGAGCACTGCGCCAAAAAGGGTGATGCCCATTACGATGATGAACCAAGTTTGGCTAAGAAGATTTGTCATTTATCTAGGGGTAGGGCGCTTAATTTCAGGGTAAGCTAAGATATTAATTCTAATGGTTTATAAGGTTTATATAGATGTGAATACAAAAGCAATCATCTTATTTGGCCATGGCGCCCGTGATACTCGTTGGCATGAACCATTTGATCGTTTGGCCGCTCTTTGGAAGGCTCAACACCCCAAGATTCTGGTGGAATTGGCTTTTTTGGAGCTCATGCAACCCGGTCTTGAAGAAGCTATTTTATCCTTGGTTATTGTTGGCGCAACAGAAGTGGTGGTGGTCCCTGTATTTTTTGGTCAGGGCGGTCATTTGCGCAATGACTTCCCAGTGCTAATGTCAGCCTGTCAGGAGAAATTTCCTTGGATTAAATTAAGCGCTACGCCTGCTGTCGGAGAAGATGCAGCTGTCTTGCAGGCCATCATTGACTTTGGGGCTAGAGCTTTTTAGTGCAGGCAGTGTCTTCATACTTTGATTGGCGTCCCGATTTGCAGATTGTCGCTTCTCTCTGAGGGCTTCCCCAACCATAATTAGTGCAGGCGAGGCTTTATCAAACCAGTCGTTGACTTTGCCGTCGGCTAATTGACCAAGAGTGCCTAACCAGTGACGCTCATTCTTAGTGCTGACTGCTTCTAGGATGTGAACGGGTGTCTCATGGGTGTGTTGAGAGTTACTCTCTACTAATTGCTTGGCTATATTGCTGGCATCCTTGCGCCCCATGTAATACACCACAGTATCTGCACTGGGGTTTTGTATAGGTTGAGCCGTGTCTTGATCTGCTGGGTGTTTTATAGTTTTAAAGGTTTCATTGGTTTGAGTTAAAGTCACAAAGGCAACACTTCTGCTAACGCCTCGTAATGTCAGCGACTGCTGAATGGTAGCTGCTCCCGCTAGGGCAGCGGTAATACCCGGCACTACTTCTATTTCAATATGATGATTTTTGAGTGCTTGGATTTCTTCATCAGCGCGCCCAAACATCATGGGATCGCCGCCTTTTAAGCGAACAATGATTTGATATTTATGAGCGGCATCAACGAGTCGCTTGTTAATGAAATGCTGCGCACAAGATGGTTTGCCGCAACGCTTACCAACAGGTTCTTTAATAGCCTGTGGACAGAGCTCCAGCATGGCTGGATCTACCAATGCATCATAAAAAACAATATCGGCTTTCTCAAGGAGCTTTGCACCACGTACAGTAATGAGATCTACTGCGCCAGGACCAGCGCCAACCAAGAAGACTTTCCCGAAAGTTGATGTCATGGTGCAGTTGTATCTATTAATTGATTAAACAGCATTAGTAGTGCGCTCATCACGCCAGCTGTTCTGGGTTGTCACACTAAAGAGATCAAACTGCTTGAGTCCGATGTCGAGGTTTTGATCGGGGCGTAGTTCAAAAGCATCAAAACCTACACGTGCGCCTTGTAAGAGTTGATCGATTAAGACATCCCCAATCGCACGGACTTCACCTTGCCATTCAAAGCGATTTCTGAGGAGCGCTGCAGTACTAAAACTTCTGCCATCCCGAAAAATAGGGAAATGCGCACCAACTACCGGCCATAAGGATTTAGCATCTTCAATGATGTCATCATGCTTGAGAATGTCATCATCGGCGGCAAACCACACGCCAATCTCTCCTTTGCCCGCTTTATCTTGTACATCCTGGTTCTTGTGATGTGTGATCCACCAATGAAACGGTACTAATACCTTGTGTAATCCATGCTCTAGGTCTGGAATGCCACCTTCATCACGCTCGCCATCCCAGGCTTGCCATTCATTAGCAATCACTGTTGGTTTGCCATCTTTTGGAAAGTAAATAATCTTTTGGTTCATAGTTTTTCCATGATTAAGCTAACACTCCTTTGGGGTGCTTGCGATTACTCTTGTAGGCCGCTTCTTTGAATGGGGTTACGCCTAGACGGCGGTAGGTCTCAATGAAAGGTTCATCGCCTGCGCGTTGTTCAATGTAGGTATTAATCAAACTGGTCATGACGTCGGGGATTTCATTGGCGTAGAAAGAGGGTCCAATGACTTTGCCAATAGAGGCATCATTGCCTTGCTCTCCACCTAAGGTGATTTGGTACCACTCTTCACCATCTTTATCGACGCCAAGTACGCCAATATTGCCGACGTGATGATGACCGCAGGAATTAATACATCCTGAGATATTTAAACTGATATCACCCAAATCAAATAAGTAATCCAAATCATCAAATCGCTCCTGAATTGCCTTAGCAATCGGAAGGGACTTAGCATTGGCTAATGAGCAGAAATCACCTCCTGGGCAGGCAATGATGTCAGTGAGTAATCCAATATTGGGTAGGGCTAGACTGTGATTCTTAGCAGCACGCCAAAGATTGAGTAATTGTGTTTGTTCAACATCGGCTAGCACTAAGTTTTGTTCATGCGTAACGCGTAACTCACCAAAGCTATATTGGTCGGCTAAGTCAGCTATGGCATTCATCTGCGCACTAGTGGCATCGCCTGGAGCAACTGTGCCATGGGGCTTGAGCGACAGGATTACGCTGGCATAGCCTGTAACTTGATGGGGTTTGACATTGCGCTCTAACCAACGAGCAAAGGCAGCTCTATCACTCTCAGGCGCAGCTACAAGAATGGCCTCATCACTTAATACATTCAACTGTTGATATGCAGGCTTAGTAAAGTGCTTAGCAACACGCCCCCATTCAGCCTGTGTGAAATTATCTTTACTCTGCTTTGTTTCATTGTGAAGGTGTGCCCATTCACCTTCAACTTGGCGTGCAAATTCTTCGGGACCTAAAGCCTTTACCAAAATCTTGATGCGGGCTTTGTAGAGATTATCTCTTCTACCAAAGCGGTTATACACACGCAAGAGGGCAGTTAAATAGCTTGGCAGTACCTGCCATGGCAAGCCTTGCTTAATTAATGATCCCACTATGGGTGTGCGACCCATACCACCACCTGCATAGATGTCTGCAGTGAGTTCACCATTCTTGATAGCTGGGTTTTTCTTGAGTTCAATACCGACATCATGGCAAAGCAAGACAGTGCGATCTTCTTTCGCACCATTAATCGCAAACTTGAACTTTCGTGGCAGGTGAGCAAACTCTGGATGTAAGGTTGACCATTGACGTAGGAGTTCACAAACAGGACGGGGGTCGACATGTTCATCGGCAGCAATACCTGCAAAGGCATCGCTTGTGATGTTGCGAATACAGTTGCCCGATGTCTGAATGGCATGCATTTCTACTTTGGCTAATTCAGCCAAGATGTCCGGAGTTTGCTCTAGCTCTACCCAGTTGAACTGAATGTTTTGACGGGTAGTGAAGTGACCATAACCGCGATCGTATTTATCAGCAATGAAGGCTAGCGTGCGAAGCTGTTTAGAGCTCAATAAGCCATAAGGAATGGCAATGCGTAGCATATATGCATGGCGCTGATGGTAGAGACCATTCTGTAGGCGGAGAGGGCGGAACTCTTCTTCGGCTAAGGTGCCGTTTAGACGACGTTCAACTTGGTCTCGGAATTGGATAACCCGTTGATCTACAAGGGTTTGGTCAATATGGTCATATTTGTACATAGACCCGTATTGTCTGGGGCTATGTCTATAACTACAAATACTTAAATATTGAATCTATATATCTAGATCAATATATAGGGTTTGATCATTCGGAATTGATGCTTTATTGCTGGGGGCTCAACGACAGCATTTAGAGGCTAAATTCTCTGTAATGCCTGTATAGATTGGCAATCGAAGCAAACCCTAAAACAACGATCAGAACCGCAAACAGGTATTCAAGCGTGAGGTAGCTAAAGATCCCTGACTGAATCGCTACTGCTGCCGCAATAAAAGCGGCAATCGCTCCAAACACCACAATCTTGAAGTTCGGAATAAAAGCGCCCAGAGTAATTGCAACAAATAGCAAGATAAGATCTGAAATTAACTGATCCGCAGTTTGAAAAATGCTATTGGTCAACTCGGGGTTAGTTAGCTTGCCCAGAACGGCAAGCAACAGAATGCTTGCAAGCACTGCAAAATTGAGTTTTGCTTTATTGAAAATCGTTTTGAGTTGATCGTTCATGCGTAGGATTTTTGTATGGTGAATTAGTAGTTCGGACTACCGCTAAATACTAGGCTGATCCCAATCCAAAGCAGAATAAAGGCAATCAAAATAGTGAAGCCAATCTTTTTGAGGAAGTACTCTAAGGTATCCATATAAGCTTCATCATTACGACCAAAGTACTGATCGAAACGTTTCCACACTAAACGACCAACAACTAAGGGTAGCAACATCGCTGCGATGCCGAGAACAACAGTAAAAGTGGTATCCATTGAGTTTGATTCTTTCTTGCTGATATCTATTGGTTGGTAGTAATGGCCGGAAAGTCATATAGCATACAGGGATTGTCTGAGAGGATGGTTTTTCTCAAGCTGGTATCTGTGATCCAGGATCCAAATAGATCACATAAGTCGGCATCATGAGGCATTTGTTTTTTGACCATCACATGCGGCCAATCGCTACCCCAGATCAATCTCTGACTATTGGCATGAATCACTTCATAATTAAATGCTCGCATGTCTTCATAGGGAAAGTCCCCATCACAAATACGATATGCCCCAGTCATTTTGACCCAAGCTTTGTT
The genomic region above belongs to Polynucleobacter sp. AP-Ainpum-60-G11 and contains:
- a CDS encoding nucleoside-diphosphate sugar epimerase/dehydratase — its product is MISSDVIICGFCVWLAFGLRLDEWGFFQGKQWIFFISTVGFSVPLFISFGLYRAIFRYIGSTAFLSIVRVFIIYTSIVFCVFTIISIGGVPRSVGVIQPILFFIAIGASRFFVRYWLGGTSNVRAPFYRTHAVALVYGAGKAGRQLVEGLSNNEEISIKGFIDDNPSVQGRTINGINVYSNTNLQDLICRLKITDVLLAIPSANQSRRSEIISSLNGCGVRVRTLPGLIDLASGRFKIADLHDLDMNDLLGRAAVPPKIELLEKNIRNQIVLVTGAGGSIGSELCRQIIKFRPQSLILIDSSEHSLYSIYEELKAAHIGLEDNFLMSTRDKQQFLPQATLPIKLVPCLSSVQDSDQIRRIFREHHPNTVFHAAAYKHVPLVEQNPIEGIRNNVFGTITCANASLETGVSHFILVSTDKAVRPTNVMGASKRVAELVLQAMADNVSKNNRSTIFSMVRFGNVLGSSGSVAPLFSLQIAAGGPITLTHPEVTRYFMTIPEAAQLVIQAGSMAIGGDVFVLEMGEPVRIYDLAVKMIYLSGLLVRDETQPHGDIEIKITGLRPGEKLYEELLIGENPEPTQHPKILKAHEQFLSWNTLELQLEELKLALDTFDAKLIRGTLKNLVPDYQPNVSTAI
- the wecC gene encoding UDP-N-acetyl-D-mannosamine dehydrogenase; translation: MKNIEICVIGLGYIGLPTAALLASNGYKVIGVDVNQLIVDVVNQGKIHIVEPELDAYVKSAVSSGNLKAKLSPQVADIFIICVPTPFIEGSETPLPNIDYVLAAADSIKSFVEPGNLVILESTSPIGTTKKIEQVFQRSGVNTDEINIAYCPERVLPGNIMRELVENDRVVGGLSFAATQIVSDFYRTFVRGRVLETNASTAEMCKLVENSYRDVNIAFANELSILSANEGIDVWKLIELANHHPRVNILQPGVGVGGHCIAVDPWFLVAQDPMNANLIRVAREVNNFKTKWVIDKIKKCIDREQIKSDTKIKVACLGITFKPDIDDLRESPALQITQSLLNQGYDVIVVEPNIKKHKSLKLVEINKAIAEANVIAVLVRHKEFLEVDALKNDYANNVMDFCGIT
- a CDS encoding glycosyltransferase family 4 protein, which produces MRILILTFYYPPDLSAGSFRVAELVKTLEELYSEKINIEIVTTEPNRYATYTRLADHKEVVGGISVHRIKIPKHNSRILDQAKAFVIYAVYAIKHVKNREFDLVFSTSGRLMTATLGAFIAKNKKLPLYLDMRDIFVDTIQSTLPLIVAFIAAPIFSLIERYTVKAAIHINLVSPGFKDYFEEKYPNKSFSYFSNGIDEEFLTADGTKFKKNDVLKVCINEPLRILYAGNIGDGQGLHKIVPMLAKKLDKKVKIRLIGGGGRLEELNSNLKRMGICNVEILPPIARMDLISEYQNAHVLFLHLNNYDAFERVLPSKIFEYAAVGKPILAGVSGFAANFLTKEVLNSAVFDPCDVDGAITALERLEIRNTDRSDFVKNYLRKNIMKTLAVDIVTRIDA
- a CDS encoding transaldolase family protein, whose product is MVGNNHDDSLSGRIRRRLRLSDFFKDILTSIKDKPLSLEVFSDDFLEMEHQALKIAGWGENVYVKIPITNTKQETCYDLVKILANQKVKLNVTALMTLDQVRNVVASLDPKVPSYVSVFAGRVAYTGYDPLPMMAKAVDILKSSPASELIWVSPRELLSIFQADHIGCHVIPSRMIFSKNFLWWAMI
- a CDS encoding sugar transferase, producing MKRFFDLVIGFFMIMVFMIPIGLICFAIKLTSNDSIFYWSDRVGKNGMIFRMPKFRTMKSSTPVMATHLLFDLGQYLTPLGSFLRKTSLDELPQLVSVLVGKMSFVGPRPALFNQDDLIGLRIQHGIDKLVPGLTGWAQVNGRDELSIPDKVQYDLEYLHNQSFLFDMRILILTLFKVILRSGVSH